CGATATGGCGTGCCGATCTATCGCATTGACCAACAAGCGATGGACCTCGAAGTGCAATCCATCCTCGACTTGGGTGTGACGATTCATTTCAACACGCGCGTCGGGCAAGATATTTCGCTCGCGGACATTCGCAAGCAACACGACGCGGTGTACCTGGGTCTCGGTTTGATGCAGGGACGCCGGCTTAACATCGAAGGTTCAGACCTCGACGGCGTGATTACCGCCGTGGATTTGTTGCTCAATTACAACCTGGGTTACAAGGTCACGCTCGGCAAGCGGGTGATTGTCGTCGGCGGCGGCGATGTCGCGATGGATGCCGCGCGCACCGCGTTGCGGCTGGGGCAAACGACCGCGCAACAGCAAGCTGACCTGGGGCAGACCGAAGCGCGTTCCGAAGAAGAAGAGGAAGGCGTCAAGACCGCGCTCGATGTCGCGCGCACCGCGTTGCGGCTCGGCGTCGCGGACGTGAAAATGATTTCGCTCGAATCCTGGGACGAGTTGCCCGCCTCGCGCTTTGAAATCGAGGAGGCGCTCGAAGAAGGCATCCAACTCAATCCGCGATTCGGTCCGAATAAAATTCTCGGCAAAGACGGCAAGGTCGTCGGGTTGGAAACAATCGAGGTTGCGTCGGTGTTCGACGAGAATCGCCGGTTCAACCCCAAGTTCAAACCGGGCACCGAGAAAACCTGGGAATGCGATACGGTCATTCTCGCGATTGGTCAATCTGCGGACCTCACTGCGCTCGGCGGCGCGGACGATGTCAAGATGTCGCCGCGCGGTCTGGTCGAGATCAACCCGGCGACCGGGCAAACTTCGGCGCAGGATGTGTTCGCCGGCGGCGATGTGGCGTACGGTCCGCGTCTCATCATTCACGCCGTGCGCGATGGACACCTCGGCGCGCTCGGCATCGAAGAACATATCCAGGGTCGCGCGCTCACGACGACCGTCGAAACCGAGTGGCAGGAGTTGCCGAATCACGCGATGCCTGCCGATTGGACGAAACGCGAACGCACGAAAATTCCGGGCTTGCCGGTGGATCGTCGCACCGGTCTCACGGTCATCGAGCTGGGTTACTCGGAGCAGCAAGCCGCGGATCAAGGTCTGCGTTGTCTTGAATGCAGTGTCAATACGATCTTTGACGGAACAAAATGTATTTTGTGCAACGGGTGCGTGGACGTGTGCCCGTGGGATTGTCTCAAGATTGTGCGGCTCGATCAGATTCAAGGCGATGCGACGCTGACCCAGGTCATCGAGACGCACGCGGCGAACGCGCCCGAAGGCAAGGTCGCGGTGATGCTCAAGGACGACACGAATTGCACGCGCTGCGCGCTCTGCGCCGAACGCTGTCCGACCGATGCGATTACGATGGAAGCGTTTCGGTTTAAGGAAGTTCTCAGTTATCAGTAACCAGTATACAGTGAACAGTAGACTGTTTACTGTTTACTGTTCACTGTTCACTACTGACACAGGAGTAGCATTCATGGCTTCATTTGTAGATTTTGTAACTCGCTCGCGCGTCTGGCGGTCATTCTTTCGCCACGGCTTGCCCGACAATCCACTTGACCGTTCGCTGGTGATGACGACGAATCTCTTTTTCCATTTGCATCCGGTCAAGGTGAATCTCAAGAGTCTCAGAGCGACCTATTCGCTGGGGCTGGGAATTATCACGACAGTTTTGTTTCTGACCTTGGCGTTGACTGGCATCTTGTTGATGTTCTACTATGTGCCTTCGGTCGAGCGCGCGTACGTGGATATTGTGGAACTCCAAACCGGCGTGCCGTTCGGACAGATGCTCCGCAACTTGCATCGCTGGGGCGCGCACCTGATGGTGCTCGCGGCAGTGCTGCACATGGCGCGCGTGTTTTACACCGGCGCGTACAAACCACCGCGCGAATTCAACTGGGTCGTCGGCGTTGTGCTGCTCATCCTCACGCTCGGTGCGAGTTTCACCGGCTATCTCTTGCCCTGGGATCAACTTTCGTTCTGGGCGATCACGGTCGGCACGAGCATCGCCGCGTACGAACCGGTCATGGGTTCGACCGTCAAACGCATTTTGCTCGGCGGTCCCGAAGTGGGGCAAGAAGCGTTGACGCGTTTTTACGCGTTGCACATTATGGTGATTCCC
The nucleotide sequence above comes from Chloroflexota bacterium. Encoded proteins:
- a CDS encoding cytochrome b N-terminal domain-containing protein; amino-acid sequence: MASFVDFVTRSRVWRSFFRHGLPDNPLDRSLVMTTNLFFHLHPVKVNLKSLRATYSLGLGIITTVLFLTLALTGILLMFYYVPSVERAYVDIVELQTGVPFGQMLRNLHRWGAHLMVLAAVLHMARVFYTGAYKPPREFNWVVGVVLLILTLGASFTGYLLPWDQLSFWAITVGTSIAAYEPVMGSTVKRILLGGPEVGQEALTRFYALHIMVIPALLFLLISLHIWRVRKDGGLAANEQ
- a CDS encoding FAD-dependent oxidoreductase encodes the protein MADAKYNVTVPTIEHWRAMVKCQAACPVLTDARAYVTAVARGELELGYAIAHEPNPLSTVCGRICGAPCEKACRRGAVGPDMEPVAIRPLKRVLTERYGPEAVQQLPGKGDKTSRIIPLEAIGVGTPQAAARKEKTFPGTGLDQVHSPARWSRDSLRALAATPGRKRGKVAIIGAGPSSLAAANDLALLGHHVTIYEAGPKTGGMMRYGVPIYRIDQQAMDLEVQSILDLGVTIHFNTRVGQDISLADIRKQHDAVYLGLGLMQGRRLNIEGSDLDGVITAVDLLLNYNLGYKVTLGKRVIVVGGGDVAMDAARTALRLGQTTAQQQADLGQTEARSEEEEEGVKTALDVARTALRLGVADVKMISLESWDELPASRFEIEEALEEGIQLNPRFGPNKILGKDGKVVGLETIEVASVFDENRRFNPKFKPGTEKTWECDTVILAIGQSADLTALGGADDVKMSPRGLVEINPATGQTSAQDVFAGGDVAYGPRLIIHAVRDGHLGALGIEEHIQGRALTTTVETEWQELPNHAMPADWTKRERTKIPGLPVDRRTGLTVIELGYSEQQAADQGLRCLECSVNTIFDGTKCILCNGCVDVCPWDCLKIVRLDQIQGDATLTQVIETHAANAPEGKVAVMLKDDTNCTRCALCAERCPTDAITMEAFRFKEVLSYQ